One Aquarana catesbeiana isolate 2022-GZ linkage group LG06, ASM4218655v1, whole genome shotgun sequence genomic region harbors:
- the LOC141148072 gene encoding UDP-glucuronosyltransferase 1A6-like, translated as MGLFSFFRIWLFFLGIFNLADGGKLLVVPMDGSHWLSMRHVVERLAQKGHQVVMVMPESSLSISGSELYTVKIYPVFDENKDMKAHLQEFGRKHFIDPPFPGAAYTMLKDMQELILLFHKVCESLLSNKHLISDLREEKFDAVLTDPAWVCGLILAEDLGIPYVGFLRGLPCAYEYVSAQCDSPLSYVPRIFTKNSDSMTFIQRVENVLVKLIEPYYCDFLFQPFESLASNFLNRKVTLLDLYSKSSIWLLRYDFIFEYPRPIMPNMIFVGGINCVKQKSLPKVGVNIRNEFSWSKHVYKKGKLNLITN; from the coding sequence ATgggattattttcattttttagaatatGGCTGTTCTTTTTAGGAATATTTAACTTGGCAGATGGTGGTAAACTGCTAGTTGTCCCTATGGATGGCAGTCATTGGCTCAGTATGCGTCATGTGGTGGAAAGATTGGCACAGAAGGGGCATCAGGTTGTGATGGTGATGCCTGAAAGTAGTTTATCAATAAGTGGATCTGAACTTTACACAGTTAAAATTTACCCGGTGTTTGATGAAAATAAAGATATGAAGGCCCATTTACAAGAGTTTGGAAGAAAGCACTTTATTGATCCTCCATTCCCTGGTGCTGCCTATACAATGCTTAAAGACATGCAAGAATTGATCTTACTTTTCCACAAAGTTTGTGAGAGCCTGCTTAGCAACAAACATCTTATCAGTGACCTTCGAGAGGAGAAATTTGATGCTGTGCTCACCGATCCTGCATGGGTTTGTGGTTTGATTTTAGCAGAAGATTTAGGCATTCCTTATGTGGGTTTTCTAAGGGGATTGCCTTGTGCCTATGAATATGTAAGTGCACAGTGTGATAGTCCCCTTTCATATGTCCCTCGAATTTTCACTAAGAACTCGGATAGTATGACTTTTATTCAACGTGTGGAAAATGTATTGGTCAAACTTATAGAACCTTACTATTGTGACTTCCTGTTTCAGCCATTTGAGAGCCTTGCATCAAATTTCCTAAACAGAAAAGTTACTCTACTGGATCTCTACAGCAAATCTTCAATCTGGCTTCTGAGATATGACTTTATCTTTGAGTATCCAAGACCAATAATGCCCAATATGATCTTCGTAGGAGGAATAAATTGTGTCAAACAGAAGAGTCTACCTAA